Sequence from the Ciona intestinalis unplaced genomic scaffold, KH HT000234.1, whole genome shotgun sequence genome:
CATTAAACAATGGGCTGGTCCGCACCCCACCAATGGGTTGGTTGGCTTGGGAGAGGTATAGGTGCAACACCAACTGCGCTCAATTTCCTGATGATTGTATCGGAGAGAAGTTGTTTATGAGGATGGCTGAcaggtgatgtcatagttgatgatgtcactgttggtgatgtcatagtggtgATGTCATGAATGAATTTATggataaattaataaatataacttatttatctctgCGTGACAGCTTAAGGTCTCAAGGACAGTATTTATAaagcgggtgttctgtttcgtacaccttgtgccggttgcaagttaccacgtcTCATGATGTTTACATTTGCTGCAATGAGTTGGTTAATAATAAACTAGATCCAGTAATGGAACTTTTGCTGTTATACTAGCGAGTCAATTATTAAATCTCTGTTGTGCAAATAAAGATTcttacaaaattaatatttttgtatggaTTCCATACTGTTTTTCTGTGCCTTGTTATAAACATGctatgctttttatttttttacatacattaaaaaaattagcccatttttcaaatatattccGCCACAAATGCATTTAACCCCCCATAACGACCCCAATACCCACAGATTAGTGTCCGATGGTTGGCGAGACGTCGGGTACGAATATGTCAACATAGATGATTGTTGGCCATCGAGGGAACGCGACGCTAACGGAAGACTGGTCGGGAATTCTACGAGATTTCCGAGCGGGATCAAAGCTTTGGCGGATTATGTTCATTCAAAGGTGCATTTAACTTAATATTCAAGGTTTGCCATGCATTGTCTATTATATGCAGCAGTtgtaacaccggtgttctgtttcatacacttcatgctcgcttatgagttaccatgtatgtaactttgtaggtggtTGTTAAACCAGTGTAATTTATtacttcataaaataaaacaacaaataagcAATGCTTGCTTTTATTTCCAGGGATTGAAACTTGGGATTTACAGCGATTGTGGCAAACTTACATGCGGTGGTTATATTGCCTCCGGTGGTAACGAGAAGATTGATGCGGAAACGTTCGCAGCATGGGGAGTTGATATGTTAAAGTATGACGGTTGTTACAGCAATGAAACATCAAGGAAGGTTAACTACCCTCTGATGGGGGCCGAGTTGAACAAGACGGGACGTCCCATCGTGTACTCGTGTAGTTGGCCAGCTTACGAGGGGGGGCTTCCTCCAAAGGTGGGTTGGCTTCTGTTTATCTTTcagaaattgttgttaagttttgccctaagacacatacacctacaaGGTACAACAGTGGCTGGTTTTGCCTCAAATCCGTAACCTCGGGGCTAGAGGCTGTTTACATAACCAGCAGACGTTATGTGTATCTTCAGGTGATGTGGGCTTGTGGCACAGTGAGTGTTCTACAATGGTTATGGGCTCGAATTCTTGATATAATCTTAACTTAACTTAGCAAAATTTGAGCATTCTTTACagttgtttacattaaaaaatgccGCCAAAAAAACACATGTAAACTTATAAACCCCCATTTTCCCAGGTCAACTACACTGAGTTGAATGCGATTTGTAACTTATGGCGAAACTATGGTGACATCCAAGACTCATGGGATGATGTGGTCGATATAATGAACTGGTGGGGTGACAATCAGGACGTGTTGATACCAGCAGCAGGTCCTGGGGGGTGGAATGATCCAGATATGTTGATTGGGGGAGATTATACACTGAGTCTCGATCAAACTAAGACACAGTTTGGTGAGTTGGGTGTGGGGGTGTTAATTTGTTGAATGttagtaaattatttatcctggcgtggTGGGGTGACAAAAGTTGTtatagtgttctgtttcatgcatctTTTCTTATAAAAGATTGGTAATTTTGCATTGAAATTAATGTCAGGTTAGCTTAGTGTTCAAAGTTTGTTATAAATTCATCTGTCTGTAATTGACTGTATATATTACAAGCTATAGATTTATTACAGAttgtttatcatttttatctttattataGGAATGTGGGCAATGTTGGCTGCTCCACTTTTCATGTCGAATGATTTAAGTAAATTGGAACCCGATATAAAGACGGTGTTGCAAAACCGTGATGTCATAGCTGTCAATCAAGATGTGCTTGGTGTCCAAGGAAGGCGGTTTATTAAGCAAGATTCAATACAGGTGTGTATGAGTTAGTAAAGGATGGCATATCTGGGTTGTCAAGGGAAGATCTTACATTTATTACCACtaaaagacacttaatggcaattgcttcaaccttgtggtcactaatgggttttcctTATctgccatacagaaaaacaatctcccacaaagttacatacgtggtaactcgtaagcaggcacggggtgtgtgaaacagaacacccgtgttacttAAAACCACTGACgctgcgaagataaataagttatattcaccACAACAACATTATTACCAAAACACCACTGCTACTTACAGGTATTTTCGAAGCCATTAGACAAAGGTGAATTTGCGGTTGCTGCGTTTAGCACAAGAACCGATGGAACGCCTCATGCGATAAAGTTTAGTCTGaacgatttaaaaatatcgGGCGccaagttttattcattatttgaTTTATTCGAGTCGAAGCATCTTGGCAAATATTCCACAGCAGAAGAATTGGATATCTATGTTGACCCGAATGGAATCTCTATGTTTCGTGCTTCACCGATTTCAGTTGAAAACATCTTTGTTGAagaagtttttgaaataaatgaaaatttctagtatttttggaaaacgttaaaaaattatgcaaaaaaaatgaatttgatttttttgtgatttctTAATGTTCATAAATATGTGCAGTAAAAAAGGACATTTttctatataaattaatattttgtaaattaaatattttgtataaagtaTTATTTCAAGTGAAATATAGCTTTTAGACAATTATATTACAGTAACATTTGCCTTATTTTACAACTGTGTCATTGACTATACACTTAAATATGATTATTTACTAAATTTTACATTCTGTATAATCACATATGTTTTGTGCAATTTCCAATATTGTAAGTCGTATCTATTACCAATAAATCATTCTCATTACAACtgtcatgttatatatttgtatcatATACAGTTTGGCAAAGTAGTTAAGAGTATTGCCCCTAGAAGAGGATATACAGGTTCCAGGCTTGCCACTGCCatacgtgtccttgggcaagaagtTTAACCATAGACAATACATATACACATATACAGTTGCTCCAGCCCAGTAGTCACTGATGGGTTTGTTTGGGTAAATAGGTGGCACATAGTAACAAAGAAACTAAGGGTTCAAGTCTTACTTAGGGGGGTGTATTAAGTGTTTTGACGAATACGACTTCTTTACaactaatttattatttaatatttaaatcattttaaagGATTCAAGTCAAAATACCCCCAACATCAGTTAACTTGTTGCTTTAACGTCATATAGACGTTTACACTACGGTCTGCGAAATAGAAAATTTACATTGTGtccgcattgtgacgtcataatagcgcaGTGAGCGTCACAATAGCGACGCGAGTGGCCGCTTCGTTTCTGCAGCGACAAACAACGCTAAATTGAATTTGGTTAGAAATTTAttcgtttgttgttttatcggTACAGTATTAGTGCAAGCATGTGTAGCGGTTAGGTGCATGGACGGGTTATAACAGATGCAACTCGTTCTTGTACATTTTTACGCAAATAGTATTTTAtcatagcgtgttttaccGTGTGTCGTTCTGCTGCTAGTTACCTTcccttcgttgttttaattaattacaatttaaattgtGGTGAATGATATTTACACTCCTATAGCTCTGTGTATAAAGTTAAGGCAgagaaacagaaaaatatttaaagtttttcccaacaaaaaatgaaaaaagtttacaattattttgttgtttcagaTTCAAATACTGTTTGTTCGAGATTAAAAGTGATcataatgttataaataataaagtgcAATGaaatctttatatatatttgtcttGTTCGTCTGTTGTTCATCTTCCCATGGTAAGTGGGGTGTATAGTTAAGTTTCAAATTTATCACGATTATTTCTAAACTGAAATTGTTCCGATAGCTTTATAACTTTGAAGTTATGTTTGCAATGAGTTCAGAAAAGTCTTACAGAAAataatcgcccacaaagttacatacgtggtaactcgtaagcagacacgaggtgtatgaaacagaacacccgtgttataacgactggcgttgccccgccacgcaaggataaataaattaaatttatttaatcaatcttttttgaatgttataatataacacatcCATAACtaacttttaatttcaaaataacaaactaaagttttaCTGCAGGTCAAATAGTTTGCAATCCTGGTAGTTACTTGTTGGCAAATACAACGTGTGCTGAATGTACAACCGGATATTAGTGAGTGTGTTCATATTCATAGACattgtgtgtttatttggtATCTATGTCTGTAATGTAGAAacatagatatagtagggtggggtaagatgggacatgttttcgtactgttgtaaaaattagaaatatatatattgtggaaattgaaacaattaaatacGTAAATGTGAATTAACAATCAGAACGTTTTAAATACTTTGATGAATTTCTTCTTTATTATCTGTTGTGTAAAGTTGTGTAATCTTATGCTTCCGGAaagatatatatgttgtatagtttggtgtaatatgtatatatttgccTAAGTTGTGTCATCTGTATGATTTCCACCAATGTATAGAACAAGTTAATGTTAACATACCAACTTGTTCTTTGGTTTGTCTCTGAATGCTTTATTGTCATGAATAATTAATGATTGTTCATGTTCCAGAAGACTTTTATTTTCCTAAATTATAtcattagtttaaatataaagtttaaaacatataaaatctGAAAtctgaaattataaaaatattttataatcctAATTCTAAATGCGTTGCtcaattttaaaatccaactttgtttttcttttgtgaTGTCACCATCATACTTGTGGTCCCATTGTCCCATCATCAATTGTGCTTCATTGTCATCTATGTAAATCCAAGAACAATACCATCTTGAATGAGCGtgtttgtaattaaatatttggtcACCACAGCACAGAAGTCTGACGTATATACCATGTTTGAATTAGAAACCATGGATTAGTTTTATATCTTGCTTATAATTCAAAATACCCCGTCCTTTaaccataaatatatttgtgttttttaaatattttcttcctAAGCTATATAGCAACCCATGTTGGAATGTTTTCCATATTTATTCGTAATGTTCGTAGTTTCTGTGATGATTTTGTCGTAGCAACACCTTCACCTTTGTTTGCTTTGTCTAGCactaaatttatttgtgtttggAAAGCCTTATAACTTGTCCTTACATGCCTCTAGTAGTCAGTATCTTGCCATGGGTTTCTCATAATAATCCAACAATGGGACATATATATCTTATGTCACTGTTTCTATGAACGATATGttgaaataaattgaaaaattaattaaaattgaataaaaacaaaaggaaagtaggatatttttaattttaactattgttatttgttataatattataataagtttaattgTAAATTCTTGTAGTTGCACAACCATTTAAATTGgagaacattttattttaaaaattacattttatgttttaaaaattagatgAAACAACAGCTGCACACAAAAGTGGTAACTTTAGCTTCCCTTAGCTTCaagcttgttgttgttgttgttgcgtCAATGGGTTTATCAGAAACCATATTTGAGCAGCCTCTATAATCCAAGTGTGCTGATTGTATGAACCCCTTACCCTACAAATACTACAACACCAAGGGcaaataaacattaatatatCAACACCCCCACAGTTGTACTGGAGGTGCTGGGTCGGCCAAACAATCTTGCTCATCGGGTAGCTACAacgaccaaaccaaccaatcagaTACTTCGGCTTGTATTGTAAGTTATCATGTGATGGTAgacatctttttataaatctaacatatttattaaaattataaatttaaaaaaagtgtggttctttaaagtttttgcTGCTCTTTTTGCCATCAAtagtttaatttaagtttGCTCTACTAGtataaaatcttgttttaaaaaaaacattgttataataaaattctcagcatttgtttattatattactgACTATCTACCTCCATGTTGATAGTTGTGTCACGCTGGGACATTTAGTGCAACCCCCGGCGCCGAATCGTGCACCCCGTGCACTGCAGGGACATTCTGTGTGCAAGGAAGTTCTACTGAGGTGCCGTGTTCCCTCGGGCAATATTCGACGTCAAGGAGCGCTTCGTGCACTTTATGTCCAGCTGGGTACTCATGTGCAGACCCAGCCCAACCCCCACAACCTTGCACTAATGGAAACTGGAGCCCAGCAGGTAGAATAATATGATATTGTGATTAGGGGTGATAGCCCAATTCTGGCCTGCATCCCCTTCTTGTGATGTGATGACTATATAAGATTTCTAGTAATACCCTGCCAGTGTTTTGCCTAGAGACGCATAAGCCAAGGCAGCCTGCCAAAGTAATGGGTTGTTATCATATGACAATAAATAGGTTCCTAGCATATACCTTATAAATGAAACCATTGATTCAATCTCCACCCCAAATTGCAGGCCGAACAATATGTGTGGACTGCCCAGCTGGAAGTGAATGTCCAACACGGGACTCCACAACATTATGTCCTGTTGGTACTTCCAGTGCATCGGGTGTGGAGGATTGCACGACCTGCCAACCTGGATATTATGCTTCATCTCAAGGCCAACCAGTGTGTACCCCATGCCCTGCAGGTTTGTATATACAGCACTATCTAATGGCTCATATTACACAGTATTACAACTGTGGTTTGGGCTCAAAGTTTTACGGTTATTTTCTGCATTAGACTTCcaggaaaatttaaatataattaaaaacacaatcagaaaatTGTAATATCACTTTCACAAATGTGGCTCTTGTTGTTGTCACTGAATAAAACATGTAGCGAACAaaaggtgtacgaaacagaacacccgtgttgtaacaactgtcgttgccccgtcatgcgaagataaataggTTTCCTTTTACTTATTTCCATATACCACAGGTTCATCATGTTCCAACCCAAGCCTCCCCCCAATTCAATGCGGTCCAGGTTACATATCATCAGAGAATGCAACCTCGTGCACATTGTGTCCGCTCGACAGAATATCATCTGTTGACCATCAATCGTGTCTAGAGTGCCCAGCTGGGTACGAGTGCTCAGATCCAACGTAAGTTTAATGATAAGTATGGTTTACCTACTTTGCGTAAAGAATACTTTGTAGCTTTTTCTACATAATGTCCTTACAgacacttttcttccaattacatcttaatattatttattcaactacAACCCACTGTGagtttgttgtattttaagtttgacagccaagttttttatttgacactttttctcaagtagtttttacccataacgtattttaacgactgtcgttttgttgttaatgttattaccttcattgtttaatttaatttgacCTTTGCTATCGTATATGGAGAGATAAATAgaatattatgttatgtatataagtagtatataagtataataaaagcattttattttcccaccCTAGGTTTGGTGAGATAGCTTGTGTTGGTGGCACTTACTCATTAGCTGGTAACGCAACTTGCACACAATGCCCGGCGGGCTTTTCGTGCTTGTCGACGGCCCTCCCCCCAGATCCATGTCCTTCAAGTAAGTCAACGAATAATTACCAAACATTCTGTCACTGTTACTGCAAGGCAGAATGTAAAGTATTCTATTTTAACTactcttttataaaattgtaaactttaaaaacagcgTTTCGAACCAAGATTAAACAGATTAAACCCAAAATTTCTCATGGTAAAAACGGTCTATTAGTTcttctttaaaaagttttgccATTATTGAACCCGTGTCActgttttacaaacaaaaatggaTTAAGAATCGGTGTTAATTGCCCCATTATTTATCAGACAATTAGCTTGCTTTAGTAATTAGATTATTTTCAATCACAATTTTGCCatctttataaatatgataaaaaaacaaaatagcaTGTATAAGCCATGTACATGCCCGGTATCTCTAAACACAATGATTTAATTCACACCAACCATGCTTCAGACGAATATTCACCTGCGGGCCAAACATCGTGCACGTTGTGCGCAGCGGGCTTCTCGTGCTCCACCACAAGCACAACAATTTGCGCACAAGGAACATACAGTGCACTTGGAGGTAAGAGTGGTTCATATTCAACTCAACTAGATGCTGGTGAATAGTTTGTGTTGTATGTTTCAAACAACATGGATAAGTAACCaccacaatatatttatattcaataacaTACCAATCAGTTTACAAAACAGGTTCCTAAGTGCCTTTATCTTGGCAATAATTGTCGAGTACGTGCTCGTTCATTAACACTTTGCTCTCATACGTGCTCGTTTATTACAATTGAATTGCGTTCTCTTTTAATAAGCAACCTTTTATTACAGCTCGCATTCATAttatttcccattttttttataattcaatatTCTTGTCCAGATTCCACCTGCCAAAGTTGCCCTGCTGGTTCTCGTTGTCCAGCT
This genomic interval carries:
- the LOC108950540 gene encoding proprotein convertase subtilisin/kexin type 5-like, producing MKSLYIFVLFVCCSSSHGQIVCNPGSYLLANTTCAECTTGYYCTGGAGSAKQSCSSGSYNDQTNQSDTSACILCHAGTFSATPGAESCTPCTAGTFCVQGSSTEVPCSLGQYSTSRSASCTLCPAGYSCADPAQPPQPCTNGNWSPAGRTICVDCPAGSECPTRDSTTLCPVGTSSASGVEDCTTCQPGYYASSQGQPVCTPCPAGSSCSNPSLPPIQCGPGYISSENATSCTLCPLDRISSVDHQSCLECPAGYECSDPTFGEIACVGGTYSLAGNATCTQCPAGFSCLSTALPPDPCPSNEYSPAGQTSCTLCAAGFSCSTTSTTICAQGTYSALGDSTCQSCPAGSRCPAGSSTPIKCGSGSYSAPGAHECTSCLPGHYCPTSAQQLACASGTYSSGGLTTCLPCALGSTCISTASISGSSNCTLGQYYDSTTLSCVDCPAGSYCPSPDLPAQACTPGMYNTHI
- the LOC100182270 gene encoding alpha-N-acetylgalactosaminidase-like — its product is MRVTIVVLLLVHYALSLNNGLVRTPPMGWLAWERYRCNTNCAQFPDDCIGEKLFMRMADRLVSDGWRDVGYEYVNIDDCWPSRERDANGRLVGNSTRFPSGIKALADYVHSKGLKLGIYSDCGKLTCGGYIASGGNEKIDAETFAAWGVDMLKYDGCYSNETSRKVNYPLMGAELNKTGRPIVYSCSWPAYEGGLPPKVNYTELNAICNLWRNYGDIQDSWDDVVDIMNWWGDNQDVLIPAAGPGGWNDPDMLIGGDYTLSLDQTKTQFGMWAMLAAPLFMSNDLSKLEPDIKTVLQNRDVIAVNQDVLGVQGRRFIKQDSIQVFSKPLDKGEFAVAAFSTRTDGTPHAIKFSLNDLKISGAKFYSLFDLFESKHLGKYSTAEELDIYVDPNGISMFRASPISVENIFVEEVFEINENF